In Vibrio japonicus, one DNA window encodes the following:
- the btuC gene encoding vitamin B12 ABC transporter permease BtuC encodes MEFSQLIYRKQRRWNIFAISASLILLILSLIYLMVGEVMISPFSDITPLMEKLVLQLRLPRLLTAIAIGAALAVSGAVLQVLLGNVLAEPGVLGISGGASVMMVLVLFFIPVLATPIGFMVSAVIGALLFTLLLVSFARSAKLTTTRLLLVGVALGILSGAVVTWAFYFSDELSLRQLMYWLMGSVGGASWHHHILTLFLVPVLVWLCFKGAVLDKLMMGELHAKQLGIDVEAVRWKLILAVSVLVGGAVALGGVIGFVGLVVPHLLRLALGSENRYLLPLSALSGATLLVFADIIARTSLESAELPLGVVTTTIGAPVFIWMLVKNHDSR; translated from the coding sequence CTGATGGTAGGGGAAGTGATGATATCCCCGTTTTCCGACATTACGCCTTTGATGGAGAAGCTGGTTCTCCAACTCCGTTTACCAAGATTGCTGACTGCCATTGCCATCGGCGCGGCGCTCGCTGTATCTGGCGCTGTTTTACAAGTGCTGTTGGGGAATGTGCTCGCTGAACCTGGCGTGCTTGGCATATCTGGCGGGGCCAGTGTCATGATGGTATTGGTGCTGTTTTTTATTCCTGTGCTTGCAACGCCGATCGGGTTTATGGTTTCCGCTGTTATTGGGGCGCTGCTCTTTACCTTGCTATTAGTTTCTTTTGCGCGTTCAGCTAAGTTAACCACAACGCGTTTATTGCTCGTCGGTGTGGCTTTAGGAATCTTGAGCGGCGCTGTGGTTACGTGGGCGTTCTATTTCAGTGATGAACTGAGTTTACGCCAGTTGATGTACTGGTTGATGGGAAGTGTCGGAGGCGCAAGCTGGCACCATCACATTTTAACCTTGTTCCTTGTGCCGGTATTGGTTTGGCTCTGCTTTAAAGGGGCGGTGCTGGATAAACTCATGATGGGCGAACTTCATGCTAAACAGCTTGGCATCGACGTTGAAGCGGTCAGGTGGAAACTCATACTCGCGGTTTCTGTGTTAGTCGGGGGGGCGGTTGCGCTTGGTGGTGTTATTGGCTTTGTTGGCTTGGTTGTCCCGCATCTGCTGAGGCTAGCATTAGGCAGCGAAAACCGTTATCTATTACCTTTATCCGCTTTAAGCGGCGCAACGCTGTTAGTGTTTGCGGATATTATCGCTCGTACTTCTCTTGAATCGGCAGAGCTGCCATTAGGCGTGGTAACCACCACGATTGGTGCGCCTGTATTTATTTGGATGTTGGTGAAGAATCATGATTCACGTTAA